The DNA sequence TGATTACCTTGTTAGGAACATATTTGCAAAAGCAAGAAATTGTTTGACGCGGTCTTATAATTCAAATGTTGCCAAGTTTGATACCTGCCAGACTTTTGAAATCTAGCAGGTAGGACTTATTCGCTTAAAGTATATGATGAGACAGCCTCAAATGGTGGTTTTTACTACTGTTCGTCAGTTTGGTCGTTGTCAGTAAAACGCCACGAGATAGGGACAAGCCCAAGTTTTTCTATATCCTCTTTTGGGTGCGGCTTGGTTAACTGTGACTTGTCCTCAGGGTTATAATGTTCTACCATTATTTCACCTTTTTTTACTGGAAAGTGAGTGTGTAACAATGTAATGCCAAATTTATCCAATACATTGTACTTTTTCAGTACTTCCTTTATCTCTTTAAACAAAGCCTCATCCTCTTTCGTGTATTCTTTTACATCATCAATATAAGGGAGGTTTTTATAAGGTTTTGCCCAATCTTCATCTTTCATATTTTCCATGGTCCATCTATCATTTATGAACAAAAAACGGTGTGACTTACGAAAAGTCACACCGTTAATTTATAAAAAATAATAATTAATAACTCTTTTTTATTTTCATTTTTCTCTTTTGTATTTTTTGAGTTTTACCCAACGCCTTGCTTTGTTTACGGGTTTGCTTATCTACTTGCTTCAAAACCGCCTTCCAATCAATACCCTTGCGCTGATCACTCCTGATGCTTTGTAGGGCTTGCAGGAGGTTTTGAGTAAATAAACCCGGGTAAGCTTTGCTGCCAGGTTTGTTGCTCAGTATAGTAATATCGCCAGAAGTACCCAAAAACAGCTTTTGATAAGCATTGTCAGCTTTAGGCTTTTCTATCGCCTTTATACCCTGGGTTTGCACTGGGCTTTGTCCAGTATTCTTATTTATTTCATCTAGCCGGGCGTAGTTGGCATAGTTTATTTGTTGATTGCCATTGTCTACCATTACTAGCTTGAGCGCGGCACTGCTGTGTATCAAAGCATTGTTCAGCCTATTGACGGCAGCATTTAGTTGTCCACTGTTTTTACCCAAATAATATACCCATACTACATCGTTGCTGTTCAACTGTTGAGAGCTTATAAGGCTTCCCCATTGTTGTGAAACAAATGCCTCAATACCCCTCTTTTTAGAGGTCAATTGCATGCCTGTTTGGGTTGCTACGTCTCGTCCTACCTTCATCAGGGTATAGTAATTTAGGTTAGCATCATCGGCAAATACCCACAGGTGTAACTTGCCCGGTGCCCTGTATTTGATGGCAAGTTCCTGATTGTTAAAATCATTCTTAGCCACACTTCTGCCACGCATATAAGCATTTTGTGTACGTTTTTTGCGCTCGATTCCTTTTCTGTGTTTGCTTCTTTTTTTGGCAGACCTGACTGCATCAAATGATGACAGTTTATTCTTTTTGGCTATTTTATTGTACTGCTCCTTCTCCTCTTTGTTTACACTTTCTTTAGATACTCCCGTGGTCTTGATTGTCTCCCTTGACTTGTCATCTTTGGCTTTTGATGTGGTCTTTCTGGGTACCAACCCTATAGTAGGCGGCGGTGGGGGAGGAGTCATCATTTCTTTGCTTTCTATATCTTCTTCTGTTACTACATTACCATCTGTTTTTATTTTTTCGGGAGAATTTCCTCCTCCTTGATTTTTTTTCTTGCTCAATGCAATCACCCGATTCGTAAGTAAGTCGGTATTGCCCTTAAGGTCTAAATTTTTGTTGCTGGTTTCGGCAGCATTTTCATTTGATTTTTTGGCTGTAGTACTTTCAGTTTCAATGGTGGGTTTTTGCTCGACTTTAGGTGCCATATCTTTGCCAGTGGTAGCACCAATTGCTTCATTTGAACTTTTGTCTTTGGTGTTATCCAACAAACGTGGAACGCTCAATACCATGAGCAATGCCACACAAGCAGCTACCGAAATGCCTATGACATTGCGACGACGAGCTGCCAAAGCTACTGTTTTTGCTTCAGCATTGGCCAAAGTGCCCCGCAAAGCTTCTTCGCTTTCATTCATTAGGTTTTCGAGGTATGGGCGGTCTTTTTGTTCTTCTGTATAAAACCCCTTGATTCCCTCTACAGTCAGCTGAAGAGTTTCATCCTGCTGCATTTGCTGCTCAAACAAAGTCCTGTCCTCATCCGATAAGCGTCCATCGATATAGTCTAGTATAGTATCCTGGTCAAAGTAATCTATATGTTCGTTGCCTCCAATATCTTTCATGGTTCCACAGTGTTAGAAAATTTCTTTTTTAATATCCTTGATATTCTTTTTAGCGTCTCTCAGGTGCGTTTTTACAGTAGTTACCTTACTATTGTTCTTTTCTGCCATCTCTTTTTGAGAATAGCCCAATTGCTTCTGGTTTAATATCCTTAGTTGGGTGGGGCTCAATACTTTTTTGAGTCTGCCAAAAAACTCTTTTTTCTTAATATTATAAGCACCATCATTCACTGCCACATTTTTTTGTCCTTGCTTGTATTCTGCAAAAACCTCTTGCTCTCTTTTTGCCTTACTTATAGCGTTCAGGCTTAGTTTTTTGGTCATGTCTATCAACAGACCTTTAATGCTTTGCACCTGATAGTTTTCTTTACTTTTCTGGTGAATTTTTACAAAAACCTCTTGTAAAATATCCTGCGCTACATCTTCTTTTTTAGTCATGGCATAAGCAATACCGAATAACTGTACCCGGTAGCGTTCATGAATGTAAAAAAAGGCTTTTTCATCGCCCTGGCAGCACCTTTGCCAGCACTCTTCATCCGACAAACCCTTGCCCTTATTTTTACTTACCGACATAATAAATTAATTAGAATTAAACCTTGGCATTGTACTCATAAAGACAGCCTAAATAAAAAAAAGGAGTAGAACTGTGTGAAAAAAACTACTCCCTGTTGTTACATCTTATAGTGTAGGTGTTTAATAAAGTAGCGTGTTTAATACCTGGCAGGTTTCAAAAAACTGTTGGTTATAGGTAGAAAAACCTGATTTTCCTTGATTTAGAGGTTTTAAAACACTTGATACAAATATTAAATCTCAACTTACCATACTCTACATAAGATACTTACATCAAAAAAATAATAAAGAAATTTGCTAAATATGGTATTACCCAAACCTGAGCAATATCAGGTTTGGGTAATACCATATTTGTTATAGTCTATTAATATACTCAAGTTAGCCCAAAAATCCCACTATGTAATGGTTGAAAAATAAGGCATCCATTTGGAGATAGAGATTTACCACTGAGGCGAGATGGCAACTTGAGCCAGCTTGCGCGACGGTTGCGTTCGTAGCAGCGCTACGAGCAGTAAAAACTCACAGTCCCGGCGAACTGCCGGGGTAACGAAGTATCAATAGTAAAGGTCATTTCCTAAATCGGAAGCTTACAGTCCCGATGAATCGGGGATTATTTTTTGTCCATTACTATAAAGCGCATTAGCCAATTAATAAGCTGGAATACGGTCGGCTCTTTCCTTTACAGCTTTTATGTTTACATTTTTTTTATAAGTTTGTTTTACCCTTTCAAACTGTTGATTCAGTGTTTTAATCTTCTTGTCTATTTTTGCCGGATCTCCGTTTAACTTGACGGCCCCTTTCAATATTCTTACGATATTTTTGTGGTGTTCGTCTAGTGCCGCCAGGTATTCAATAGATATTTTCTCGAGTTCTTCTGACATAAACTCTACCTTTTGACGATTAAGCAATGAATAACCTAAGTGAGGGTCATTTACCAGTTTGTCATAATTAAGACTTCTTCGGGTTTTATTTTGGCCTTCAATTTGTTTAATACGCTCACTTACAATGCGGTAAGTATAATATTTGTTAAGCACATCGTTGAGCGAAGCCTTTTCAACATCTACTTTTTTCACTCCGTGCAAGGGCATCACCATATCTTTTACAAACCCGTTGCTAAGCCTTGCCAAACCCTCTGCTCTTACTTTCAGACTGTTGATACTTTGGTCAAGGTTAGTACTTGCCTTGCTCAATTGTTCGTAGTGCTTTACATAACTCAGGGCACCATTTTGTACCCCCATTATATTACCAACGTTGATATCTCTTTCGCCCATAGCTACTCCATTTACAAAGTTGAGCACTGATTGAATAGAGCTTACCCCAGGCACAATAGAGGTAACCGCCTGGGTAATGGGATTTTTGATAATACCTGAGATAATACGTAAAAACTTGGGCTTTTTTCGGCGACCTAATTGAATGTTTTTGTTTAAAATGCGCATCATTTCCTGCTCCAGCGAAAACCCCAGCTCACTATTGGTAGGATTGTTCAACTCTGTAATGGCATTAAAATAATCAGTAAAGGTAAGTGAAGCCTCTACACCGTTCAAGCCATTGTTAAAAGCCTCCATAAAATCTGCCGTATTTTGTATGCTGGTACGGTTAGTTTCGTAGCGGTTTTTGGCATCCAGTAAGTCTTTGTTGGTAAGTTGTTTGATAGTTTTAGATACCCTTGCAAAGGTACTCCTATCCTTGCGGATGAGGTTTTCCAGCGACTTGTACGTGTTGTTTAAGGTGTTTAGAGAGTCGGCAAGTGTTTTCTCGCGTTTTTCGGCAGCTGACTCCAGCGTAAAAAAACGCTTGTATAGCTTGGCCACCGAGTCGGCAGTACTGGGCTTTTGGGCGTTTACCGAAAAGCAACTAAATACCATCAATATGCCAATACAAAACGTAAAATTCTTCATGCTTAAAAATGTTTTCATAAATGTGCTACATATAGTTATTTCAAAGTCTGAAATCGTCCCGAAATCTAGGCTGAAAAGATTGGCTAAATTTAACAATATATAAGAGTAAAAATTGCTTCGGTAGACGAACTTTCGACAAGTTTTCACTCAAATATGCTAATTTCTATGAGTTATATCAAAAAACATAAGTTAATAAAATTGACATTTGTAAAGCGGGAATTAACAAAAAAAAATCTCTTCTGAATTTCAGAAGAGATTTTGATGATAAAATCACATATTTTGGTGTATACACCATTTATATTTTACTGTCCTGCATCATACTCATACGTGTTGCCATTAATGACTACAGTTACCTTACGGTCACAGGTTCCGTCACCATAGTCTACCGTAGCATCACCACGTGCAGTGGTATATTTTACTTTACCCGATACTGGCATAAAAATGCTACTTTTCCAGCACTCTGTTTTGTGAGTAACAGCTTCTTGTATTTCAGCGCTGTAGGCCACTCCTTTTCGGTTAGTACCACTAAAAGTTCCTGTCACTGTAAACTCATCGTCAAAAGGACTAAAGCTTCCAAAGCCTTTGCTCCAGGTTTTGGTTTTATCACTTATATAGGTCACGGTTGCTGCCGGGCGGTCGTTGTCAATAGCGGGCAATTCAATGGTTAGGTTATTTTCATAGCGGAATTTAGGAGTTCCTGTCAAACCATTACTGTTGAAGGTGATGCTACTTAGGTTGGTTACCTTGCGCGTGCCACTGATGGTGCGGCTCAATGTCTGTCCATTTTTGGTGATTGTGCTAGAGTACCCGGCAAAAGCGGTTGTGCTTACAGTATTCAGGGCGTTCCATTTTCCGGTATACACAATGGTTACTTTTCCCTTGCGGGTAATAGTTACCAATGTACCACCAGAAGTGATAGAGTCGGTGCAACCAGTGCCATAATCAATGGCTACGGTACGAGTGCTCGCTGTAGTGTTTTTGGTAATGCTAACACTGGCACATCGCTTAAAAGTTACAGTAGTGTCACCAGTAGTACGTGCATTAATTGTACTGCTGAAAGTTTTTTCTATTTCATTTATGTCAGATTCTAGCTTGTCTGCCTCTTCCTGAGCTTCACTGGCTGTTTCTACACTACTGTTGGTTACTTCTTGATCTAAAGTAGTGGTAGGGTCAGTTGATTCTTCTTTTTTACAACTCCAAAGCGCTATACTGGCTACCAAAGTCAAAACAATGAATTTCGTGAAAAAGGTGTTGGAATGTTTCATAAAACAGATATTAAAATTAATAGGTTCTCATTTCTAAATTATTTTTTAGATATATCCTTTTACGGAAGGTTTAAATGAAGAGAGAAAAAAAAATAAAAAAACTGGACATTATCTACCTGATAGCAGGAGTAAACAAGCGCAATGATAAATGTAATGTTTTGGTAGTGAGTAGGTAGCGTGCTGAGTGCAGATAAATACAAGCACACAAGAGGAGAAGAAAGCGACAGACCCAAAAAGGGAGTTGACCCTGTCACTTTAGAGTAATTTATAACTTTTCTAATACAGGTACTTCTTCAAAGTTTTCGCTGATAGGGTATGCCTTAAGTGTAATATGAGGGTAATATTTTCTTAGTTTGGCAAGCGTCGATTTTTTGAGAGGTGTCCAGTAATAGTTAATATAGCGAAGTTTTTTTAGTTGATAAAAAGAGCGGGGTAATTTTTTGAAAAAATTGCCATCTATGTATAAGTTTTCTATGTCAAACATAGTTACTTCTTCGGGCAAGCGAGTCAGTTGTAAATCGCTCAAGGTCAAAGTTTTGCTATGTGGGTTATACAAGCTTTGTAATACCTGGGGAACAGGCTCTATTTTGTTTTTCAGGCGAAAAAGGTTGCCCTTGCCCCGAAACTTGACCCAAAGGTTGCCCAAGTCAACAGCGTCAATATCTTTGTGCAGGTAAATTTTTTCTAAACATTGACTTACATTAGTTTCGTCAGATGTCCACTCTGCCATTTTGTTGTAATATTTGGCAATAAACTTTTTTAAACTTTCAGAAGCCCAATCATAATAAAGTGCTTGAGATGCTTCGCGAATGTGGTATTCGGGATGAAGCCGTGACAAAACAAAAAGATAGGTAATCAACTGGGGAGGAACGCCCCCGTTTTGCATCAGCTGAAGGGCAAGTTCTACTTTATCAGCGTCATTGTTTGCCAACAAAGTCCTAATATTGTTTATCATCTGATCAGTTTCTCGGTTTTCCTTAAGCAAGTAATAGTTATGAATTTGGGTTTCCATTGGATTGAACACAGAAAGTAGTTTTAGAGTTTTTATTAACAATTATGTACGCACTAACCATCTGATTGTTTGAGAATTAAACCAAAAAAAGCATAATTAATATAAGTTATTAATATGCAACTGGCTTTGGTTATCGTTGTGTTAACTTATAGTTGAATTTATACAAATCTAATCAAACCTCCCTATTTTTGTTGTTTTTTTGGTATTCTGTACCTACCTAACCCTTGCAATGATGGCTGATTTTTCCTTTAAAAAATTATTTTCATTCTTAAAAACTAAAAAAACTTTCTCAAATACTACATCAACCCAAGAGAAAAAATTAAAGCAGTTGCTTTTGAGTAGTGATGCAGGTCAAGTTCGCCTGGCTTTTTATTTAATGAAAGGTACAGGTGTACCAAGCAAGTTACTACCGATCATAAAAGCACATTACCAGGCGTTGTGTTTCGAAACCGGGCTCATGTTTCCTTTACATTCTTTGAGAGCATTGTACATATCAGGAGTGTGTTTGGCGGGTGTATCGCCTGAGATAGGCAAGCTTAAAAAATTAAGAGAGTTATGTATAGAAAACTGCGACCTTGAGCAATTACCCCCAGACATAGGGCAACTCAAAAGGCTGAAAGTTTGCTGGCTCCGTTGGAACAACTTACACCAATTGCCTGCGACTATTGGTCGGCTTACCCAGCTTACCGAGCTCCAGCTAGACGATAACCGATTGCGGGCTTTACCTGCCAGGCTAAACAGACTACAAAAGCTTAAAATTTTATATGCAAAGTATAATCAATTGACAGAACTGCCCAAGGAAATCACCCAACTGAGAGGTTTACAAGAGTTAAATTTGTCATACAACCATATCAATGCATTGCCGCTTGACTGGCAAACGCTTACTCAACTCAAAAAGCTGCATCTATACAACAACAATTTAAGCAACCTGCCTGACTCTATTGGGTACTTGGCGCGGCTCAAAATATTGCGTGTGCAAAACAATGTCCTTCGGGGAGTACCTGCGTCTTTGGGCAAACTTCAGCAACTCGAAGAATTGAGTATACAAAATAATCAAATTCAACAACTTCCTGCGTCTTTGGGGCATTTGCCATCGCTCAAAAGGCTCAATGTAAACGATAACTTGCTCACTTATTTGCCAGACAGTTTTCAAAACCTGGTCAATCTTGAGCATCTCTACTTGAGAGGGAACCAGTTATCGAAAAAAAACAGGGAAACCATCCAAGGTTGGTTCCCCCATATATCTATTCATTTTTAAGCGCGTATACAACTACGCCCTTAACTCTCCAATCTCAAATTTGGCTTTGAGCCCGTAAAATAAAAATCTTGCCAACTCGTCGAGCTCTATTTGTACAGGCTTTGTCTGCGCCACTTCATCGCTTTGTTGCAAATAAGCATTGATTTGAATACTGTCAGACGAAATTTCCACAATCATATATGGAATGTCTAAATACTCATTGAGGCGATTAAAAATAAGGGTAAATGTATTTTTATTGATGAGTGTGCTCCCAAAACGGTGGTATTCCAGGTTGGGTAAAAATTCATCAAAATACAAATAAGTAATCTTGCGAATAAGCTGTTGAGTATATTTGGGAGTATAATTAAATCCTTTTAAAATCTTAGCAAGCAAGTCTATATTATTCCAGTCGTTGGAGCTTAGTAGTTGATCAACTTCCCGATCGAAATTTACTATTTTCATTTTGTAAAAGTTTTCAATGGTGTACAGAAGTGTACTTTTGTCTGGCGTAGCTGGTTTCGGCTTTGTTTTGTGGTATAAAAAAACATCCATTGTATGCGATTCAATTCCTAAGAATAAATCTTTAAAAAATACAAATACCAACAAGGAAATTTCGTGCCAGAAACGGTCAAAATAAACGGCTGAATTTTTGCTATAGTGCTGAAAATCAAAGTGTAACTCATTGATTATGTGGCTACTTTGTGCGCTTCTCATAAGCTTCTCTAAACTATTCTATATTGCTTGCGTATTTCAATAATATATTGTTCCTTATGGGACATTTTGTTATATTGCTGAAAACTTAACTTTACTATATAATTTCATGGCAGATAAATCGACACAAGCAGACAGAGTGATAGATAACCATATTTTATGGTCTATGGGGGCAGGTGCGTTACCTATTCCTATAGTAGACGTAGCCGCTGTAACTGCGATTCAATTGAATATGCTCAAGGAACTTTGTCTTATATATGATGTGGACTATTCTGATGGATTTGGAAAAAACCTGATCTCGTCAATTGTAGGTGCAGGAGTGGCAAAAGTGGGAGCCAGTGCAGTGAAAACTATCCCAGTGGTGGGAGCTTTGCTTGGTGGAGTGCCTATGGTAGTATTATCAGGAGCCTCTACTTACGCTTTGGGGCAAGTGTTTAAATCTCAGCTCCAGGTAACAACCGTGCTTTCTAAATTTGACATGAGCGGCGCTAAAGAAATGTACAAGGATGCCTTTGAAAAAGGAAAACAATATGTGAAAGATTTGAGGGATAGGGTAGGGTTTGGTGAAAAACCAGGCACCCCTGAAGCAGATGACAACAAAGGTGACCAGACAGATGGCAAAAAGGACAGCGATAACAGTGCTGACAGCAAGCAAACCACTGGAGATGATGCCGTTTTTGAAAAACTGAGAATCTTGGGCGACTTGCGCGACAAGGGCATTCTGACCGAAGACGAATTTCAACAAAAGAAACAAAAGATTTTGGCTCAATTGTAGTGAAATCAACCATACTTATTTTATACAGGCTTCTGGTGTTCAATCATCAGAAGCCTTTTTTTGTAATGATAGGGTATTTTCAAACATCTGTCGATAATTGGCAGTTTCATCGTGGTGGTTCAACTGAGTTTGTACCATTTGCTTACAGTTTGCCCCCATTTTTTGTAACTCATCTGCCGACAAGGTAAACATTTGGTTGATGGCCTCGCGGCATTGGTCTAAGTTGCCAGGGTGAAATAAATGCCCATGTACCCCTTCTTCCAGAAAATCGCCCATTCCTCCGGCTTTGGCAGCAATAAAAGGCATTCCCAATCCTCCAGCTTCCATCATTACATTGGGCAAACCATCATAATACGAAGGAATAGCCACCAGGTCGCAGGCAGCATAGTAAGGCAACAAAGCGTATCGTTCCATAAACGGGTAGTGCGTATAGTGTAATATGTCAGTGTTTGCCTCCAGAAACTTCGCTACAGCTTCTGTCATATCTCCTATAATAAGCAAATGCACTTGTGGCAGTTTACCTGATAGCTTGAGCGCTTCTAAAAAAAACAATACGCCTTTCTTTGATTTTAAATGCCCAAACATTCCCCACACCTTTCGAGTACTGACTTGGGTTACATGGGTGTTACGCCATTCTTGGGCTTTTTTCTTGTCTGAGGCAAGCAATTGCCATTCGTTAAGGTCTATGCCGTTGGCAATATGGCTTACTCTAGCCTGAGAAAATAAGCCTTTGATTTTGTCCATTTTGTCTTTGCTTACTACACAAATATGGGCGGCATTGAGGAGGGCGTTTTTTAATATCTCTTGCCTTTTGGGTGAAAATATACCCGTATCAAAGTCGTTGCCGCGCAGCAATACTACGTAGGGTAACCGAAGCCAGGCGGCAAATATAGGAGCGGCCAACATAGGCACTTGTCCACCAAAAGCTACCAAATGGGTAATAGCAGGGCTTTGTGCCTGGGCGAGTTCCTGGTTGTAGTTTTCTATAAATGACCAGACCAGGTTCAAACTGTGCGACACGTCGGGGTGCATAGCAAATGCAATATTTTTACCGTTTTGCACGCTTACTACCTTGGTTTTGGTCAGGTGGTTGGTAAAATGCACTACATCTACCAATACCCCGTCGGCACGCAAATGGTGCACGATGCGGTCGCAAGACTGAGCCATTCCTCCTTTGTTGGGGTAG is a window from the Microscilla marina ATCC 23134 genome containing:
- a CDS encoding RNA polymerase sigma factor; translation: MSVSKNKGKGLSDEECWQRCCQGDEKAFFYIHERYRVQLFGIAYAMTKKEDVAQDILQEVFVKIHQKSKENYQVQSIKGLLIDMTKKLSLNAISKAKREQEVFAEYKQGQKNVAVNDGAYNIKKKEFFGRLKKVLSPTQLRILNQKQLGYSQKEMAEKNNSKVTTVKTHLRDAKKNIKDIKKEIF
- a CDS encoding leucine-rich repeat domain-containing protein, whose protein sequence is MSSDAGQVRLAFYLMKGTGVPSKLLPIIKAHYQALCFETGLMFPLHSLRALYISGVCLAGVSPEIGKLKKLRELCIENCDLEQLPPDIGQLKRLKVCWLRWNNLHQLPATIGRLTQLTELQLDDNRLRALPARLNRLQKLKILYAKYNQLTELPKEITQLRGLQELNLSYNHINALPLDWQTLTQLKKLHLYNNNLSNLPDSIGYLARLKILRVQNNVLRGVPASLGKLQQLEELSIQNNQIQQLPASLGHLPSLKRLNVNDNLLTYLPDSFQNLVNLEHLYLRGNQLSKKNRETIQGWFPHISIHF
- a CDS encoding SHOCT domain-containing protein codes for the protein MADKSTQADRVIDNHILWSMGAGALPIPIVDVAAVTAIQLNMLKELCLIYDVDYSDGFGKNLISSIVGAGVAKVGASAVKTIPVVGALLGGVPMVVLSGASTYALGQVFKSQLQVTTVLSKFDMSGAKEMYKDAFEKGKQYVKDLRDRVGFGEKPGTPEADDNKGDQTDGKKDSDNSADSKQTTGDDAVFEKLRILGDLRDKGILTEDEFQQKKQKILAQL
- a CDS encoding glycosyltransferase family 4 protein, which codes for MTRSTPTQLRILWLTENYYPNKGGMAQSCDRIVHHLRADGVLVDVVHFTNHLTKTKVVSVQNGKNIAFAMHPDVSHSLNLVWSFIENYNQELAQAQSPAITHLVAFGGQVPMLAAPIFAAWLRLPYVVLLRGNDFDTGIFSPKRQEILKNALLNAAHICVVSKDKMDKIKGLFSQARVSHIANGIDLNEWQLLASDKKKAQEWRNTHVTQVSTRKVWGMFGHLKSKKGVLFFLEALKLSGKLPQVHLLIIGDMTEAVAKFLEANTDILHYTHYPFMERYALLPYYAACDLVAIPSYYDGLPNVMMEAGGLGMPFIAAKAGGMGDFLEEGVHGHLFHPGNLDQCREAINQMFTLSADELQKMGANCKQMVQTQLNHHDETANYRQMFENTLSLQKKASDD